The sequence CATACTCCTGGTTTCCAGGGAGATTCTCTTTTTATGATTTCCAGGTGTGGGCATAAGATAATCCTGAGCAACTAAGACCATGAGAAATACTCTATAAAGTATGGAGAAAGTATCACACTGCAGGCACTGGTTCTTGAATGACAGATGTGTGGCCAATACAAGAAGAGCAAGGTGAGTCATGCAGAACACAGAGTCACTAGTGTCAGTCTCAGAAGTTTAATAGAACACTTCATGTGGATATGTATTATTGATATTGTAGTTTTGTACCTCAGCCCATTCTCAGAAGGACCCTAGAGATTAGAAAGTAGTACACAGTCtccaaagcaaaagctcctgttcTGGCAGAAAATAGTCAAAATGATTGAGCAAGGGTAGTGACTTTGAGCTACATAGGATTGGGACTCTTCTTTCACACTTGACTCCAAGGAAATATGGACACCTCCACAACACAGTTTATAAATAAACCTGAAATTGCTATAAATCTTCATGCCTTTCTAAGGACCTGTGAAAGAACTGTGCACATGGGTTCCTACAGGTTCAGGGACATATGGAGCTAGTCATTTCTCTCAGTACTAAAACTACAAACCTGAACAAGATAGGTCAATCTATGAATCTGTTGCTAATTATGGGGACCACAAACTagtgaaaattttccagaaatgaatGAACAAGAAAGAGTGAAAATATATTAAGGACATTGCCAAGAAAATAGTTAATATGATAGATTAAGGAATCAAACACAGAAATTCCCATAAAGATTCAAACAGGAGCCAAGAGATGGAAAAAAATATAGGTAAAGAAATGAGGCAAGAGCTTCATTAAACTTGTTCTCATTTTGAGATTCTTTATAGGGGAGAGATTAGCAGATGGTGCAAGAATCTGTGCAGAAACGATCTTTAGATCTGAAACTAGAGTGGTGAAGGTTATATATCATGATTTTCATCTAGTCTGAGCTTTCATTTGGTAAATTTCAAAAGTACTGCTGCCTTACACTGAAGTTTGGCCAGTATCATCCACTCTATAAAGAAATGACTATCAAGCTTTCAATTGTGGTTTCCTCCATTCTAACTGTTTAACTGAAGTCTCAAAGCTTCCAAAACTGGATTCAATTTTCCCTGTTCAGTGTTAACTTATATACTATGGTGTCCACTTTTTGCTTTATGACTCTTTGCTTATTGGTGTTGAAATCCTTTTGGATTACATTTCCAATATTTTTCATGTAACTATCTTCTATGTCTACTTAAGCATACCTATATGTTAGTATAAATATCATTGATAAACATAAGAAGCAGGAATAGTTAAAATCCTTTTGCCACTAAATGAGAAAAAGTGCAGATTCTTTCCTGGtgaacagaaaataaatatttctgggaCATTTATGTGTACCAGGAACAGTACCAGGATGTAGAACTTATTCACCAGTTCATTCAAAGATCTTTGCTAAGAACTTCCCCAGGCATTTCATGGGGAAAAGGGGATATAATGATACATGAATTAAGCAGGCCCAGATGAATGGTATGTAAAGATTACTAGTGTAGACAGACAAGTGTTAAAAGCATATATTACATAATTTGGCACTTCAGAATGTATGAGATCCTTTAGTCCAAATCAAAATCTTGTGAAATAAGGATTtgtttttgctttgctttgcttttttacAGTTAAGTGATTGGAGACTCACAGAACTAAAATTTCAGAACAGGTGAAGTGGGAAGTAATAAAGTTGATATGTATGGATCTGACTGCAGACTTTATTAGGTAATTTACTGAGGTGTTCATCCAAATCCCATCATAAGTATGTTGGTCATATTACATGTGTATTAACACTTTGTCTTTATAATTCACATTTTCTCCATCTTTTCCACAAGGGCATGAACCATGGCACCTAAATACTTTACTGGAATCAGTCATCCAGCACTAAAGCACTATTAATGATCTTTCAGTACAGCAGgcttaatgaaaagaaaaatgtgtattttggCAAAAACTACTCATGTTGAACATAAGCTAAGCTTCTATTGTTTagggtttttttatttttcacttttttggTTTCTGGTGAATTTTCTCATATGGTATTTAGATTTTAACCAAAAGAAACATCAATCTTTCAAGTAAAAAGCAACTGTATGCATATTTCACTGCCATAGTTTATTAAAGTGTGTTGACCATTAATCCTCTGGGTTCCTACAGGAAATAGATCTTCATCAGATGTAATAGGAGAGTCAAATGTTTCACCCAGAAACAGTTCCTTAACATCTAGTGTATATCATGAACAAAAGTAAAGTGAATTTACCCCTAAGAGAGGACATTAGTATTTTTAAACTGACTGTGTTATGCACAGGCTTGGAGTAGGATACAAAAAGACGTCAAGTGAGTGTGACAAGTACAAGAGAGAAACTCTGCAAAAAATATTGGACTAGAGAGGAGAGAACAACTCATCCCCGAGAGTGGAAGGATGGTTTTATCACTTAGATAAAAAGTTGGGGATACTCCAAAGATGATGACTCAGCATAAGGAATGTATCTGTTATGAATTATTTTTGCTCTAAAGGGATGCAACTTTACTCTTCCTGGTCCTAAGTGATAGATGGTACTTGATCATGAGCAAGGATTTCAGGATTGGTGTATTGAAGTTATTCTCTGAACAGAAGAGAGCAGAGGAGCACCAGAAGCCAATTTtcgttttttgtggtgctagggattgaacagaGGGCCTTGTGCACGTGTGGGAAGAGTTCTACCAactcagctatatccccagccccagaaacccAACTTTAGATCTCAGCCTCATAAGTCCTGAACATCAGCCACTGAAAAATCCTACCTACTACACCAAGAAAATGACAAAGAGAACAACATAGAACACTAATGTTATGTTTTTagactttagatttttttttctcttgtggtactggggatctaaccAAGGGTCTGTGCATTCCAGGGaagtactttactactgagctacactcccagcaacaaattagattttttaaaagcaatttttaCCTGAATGCATTGGATTCTTGTCTCAGTAAAGGAAGGCAATACATCATGTATATGTTCAGACAAGCAAGCATCATGTCAAAATGATTGAATAGATAGCCTCAAATCATGGAATAAACAGGCAGTAGGAATAGGACTCACACAAGGGCCCATAATTCCTAATCTCCACACTACAGAAGAGAAGAGTAGGAATAGAAGACTGAATGGAACTGAACTAAATATCAAAGTGTAAATTAAATGTATGATTTAGGAAAACATAGGGAATACATGTAGGAATACACAAGCAACagtgaaaataatattttaattccatttcttcagaagaggcatcaatctttttctgttgtttgggCAAGAAAAAGACTATGGGAAGTAAGAATACCAGTATTGAAGATGGCTTCATTTTGGTAGGCTTCTCAGACTGGCCTCACCTGGAACTCAtcctttttgcttttatttcaattttctacTCTCTGACCCTCTTTGGAAACACCAGCATCATTGCTGTCTCAAGACTGGACCCTCGACTGCAcacacccatgtacttcttcctctgcCACCTCTCCTTCCTGGACCTCTGCTATAccaccagcactgtgccccagctgCTGATCAACCTCTCCAGACTTGACAGGACCACCAGCTATGGAGGGTGTGTGGCCCAGCTCCTCATAACTCTTGCCTTGGGCTCCGCTGAGGCCGTGCTCCTGGTGGTGATGGCCTTTGACCGTTATGCTGCTGTGTGTCGTCCACTCCACTGCACAACCATCATGCACCCTCATTTCTGCCAGGCACTGACTATTGTCTCCTGGGTGGGAGGCCTCATGAACTCTCTGATTCAGACAGGACTCATGATGGCCATGCCTCTCTGTGGAAATCAGTTGAATCACTTCTTTTGTGAGATGCCTGTATTATTGAAGTTGGCTTGT is a genomic window of Callospermophilus lateralis isolate mCalLat2 chromosome 5, mCalLat2.hap1, whole genome shotgun sequence containing:
- the LOC143399095 gene encoding olfactory receptor 2Y1B-like, which codes for MGSKNTSIEDGFILVGFSDWPHLELILFAFISIFYSLTLFGNTSIIAVSRLDPRLHTPMYFFLCHLSFLDLCYTTSTVPQLLINLSRLDRTTSYGGCVAQLLITLALGSAEAVLLVVMAFDRYAAVCRPLHCTTIMHPHFCQALTIVSWVGGLMNSLIQTGLMMAMPLCGNQLNHFFCEMPVLLKLACEDTGGTEAKMFVAQAIIVVVPAALILVSYAHIAKAVLRIKSMAGCGKALGTCGSHLLVVCLLYGSAIYAYLQPTTSYSESEGKFAALFYTIITPILNPLIYTLRNKDVKGAFLKVLGRSRD